A portion of the Scleropages formosus chromosome 13, fSclFor1.1, whole genome shotgun sequence genome contains these proteins:
- the LOC108936806 gene encoding POU domain, class 4, transcription factor 3, with protein sequence MMAMNGKQNFSMHPALQEPKYSNLHSSSEAMRRVCLQAPQLQGNIFGGFDESLLARAEALAAVDIVSHGKSHPFKPDVTYHTMSSVPCTSTSSAVPISHPSTLTSHHHVHQTLEGDLLDHISSGLTVNGMGAPDPSVMSAQVHQHHIQSMGHLHQAMSMGHPHSLTTHNGMTCINDVESDPRELEAFAERFKQRRIKLGVTQADVGSALANLKIPGVGSLSQSTICRFESLTLSHNNMIALKPVLQAWLEEAEAAYREKNSKPDLFSGNERKRKRTSIAAPEKRSLEAYFAIQPRPSSEKIAAIAEKLDLKKNVVRVWFCNQRQKQKRMKYSAAH encoded by the exons ATGATGGCCATGAACGGCAAGCAGAACTTCTCCATGCACCCCGCGCTCCAGGAGCCCAAATACTCGAACCTGCACTCGAGCTCGGAAGCTATGCGCAGAGTTTGCTTGCAGGCCCCTCAG CTCCAGGGCAATATATTCGGAGGCTTTGATGAGAGTCTGCTGGCACGCGCCGAAGCTCTGGCGGCCGTTGACATTGTCTCCCACGGCAAGAGCCACCCTTTCAAGCCAGACGTGACCTACCATACCATGAGCAGTGTCCCCTGCACCTCTACCTCCTCCGCAGTGCCCATCTCTCACCCATCCACGCTGACGTCCCACCACCACGTCCACCAGACGTTGGAAGGAGATCTGCTGGACCACATCTCCTCTGGCTTAACGGTGAACGGCATGGGGGCACCGGATCCGTCCGTGATGTCGGCGCAGGTCCACCAGCATCACATCCAGAGCATGGGTCACCTTCACCAGGCCATGAGCATGGGCCACCCGCACTCGCTGACCACGCACAACGGCATGACCTGCATCAACGACGTGGAGTCGGACCCCAGAGAGCTGGAGGCTTTCGCAGAACGCTTTAAACAGAGGAGGATCAAGCTCGGGGTCACGCAGGCAGACGTGGGCTCCGCGCTCGCCAACCTCAAGATACCCGGGGTCGGATCCCTCAGTCAGAGCACCATCTGCCGGTTCGAGTCCCTCACCCTGTCCCACAACAACATGATCGCCCTCAAACCCGTCCTTCAGGCTTGGCTGGAGGAGGCGGAGGCGGCGTACCGGGAGAAGAACAGCAAGCCGGACCTTTTCAGTGGCAacgagaggaagaggaagcgcACCTCCATAGCCGCTCCCGAGAAGCGCTCCTTGGAGGCGTACTTCGCCATCCAGCCGCGGCCCTCGTCGGAGAAGATCGCAGCGATCGCCGAGAAGCTGGACCTCAAAAAGAACGTGGTTCGAGTGTGGTTTTGCAACCAAAGACAAAAGCAGAAGCGAATGAAATACTCTGCGGCGCATTAG